The following coding sequences are from one Devosia yakushimensis window:
- a CDS encoding glycosyltransferase, protein MAEASSRLRYLFISNGHGEDWISAAIVARLPTWIEAEAYPMIGAGNAYANVCRIVGPRASLASEGWRNVKGSLRRDLATGGLRTVPPALSFLRRMRGKYDRVVVVGDMVGVLACLGTGHRDLIYLDVYKTGAARLYSSPERWAIKQACATVFCRSDNLARTLVHIGVDARCAGNIMMDTIPSGDYDARARRSRSQAVTLLPGSRALTAESFALQVEALRTLPEALRPDVFLAVAGSVNVDDLAKQTGLRRTAMLSAESADLGELSDGTLTIHMARGNAMGNLLAASDLVLSQAGTATVQALGLGKPAITVVNPRDRRSRFTDEQMLFGEARTVVPPEAAAIGIALRNLLEHGDERRRLANIGRERIGGPGAIHAVLDRLMEQ, encoded by the coding sequence GTGGCGGAAGCGTCAAGCCGCCTCAGATATCTCTTCATTTCCAATGGGCATGGCGAGGATTGGATTTCGGCCGCCATCGTCGCGCGCCTGCCGACCTGGATCGAGGCGGAAGCCTATCCCATGATCGGGGCCGGCAATGCCTATGCCAATGTGTGCCGCATTGTCGGGCCACGGGCCAGTCTCGCCTCCGAGGGCTGGCGCAACGTCAAGGGCTCGCTGCGGCGTGACCTGGCCACGGGCGGATTGCGCACGGTGCCGCCCGCCCTCTCCTTCCTGCGCCGCATGCGGGGCAAGTATGACCGGGTGGTCGTGGTCGGCGACATGGTGGGGGTTTTGGCGTGCCTGGGCACCGGGCATCGCGATCTCATTTATCTAGACGTCTACAAGACCGGCGCGGCGCGGCTTTATTCCAGCCCCGAGCGCTGGGCCATCAAGCAGGCCTGCGCCACCGTATTCTGCCGCAGCGACAATCTTGCCCGGACCTTGGTGCATATCGGTGTCGATGCGCGCTGCGCGGGCAATATCATGATGGATACCATCCCCAGCGGGGACTACGACGCCCGCGCCCGCCGCAGCCGGAGCCAGGCGGTGACGCTGCTGCCGGGCAGCCGGGCGTTGACCGCCGAGAGTTTTGCGCTCCAGGTCGAGGCCCTGCGCACCCTGCCCGAAGCGCTGCGGCCCGATGTATTCCTGGCCGTGGCGGGCAGCGTCAATGTCGACGATCTCGCCAAGCAGACCGGGCTGCGCCGCACCGCCATGCTCAGCGCCGAATCTGCCGATCTGGGCGAATTGTCCGATGGCACGCTGACCATCCATATGGCGCGGGGCAATGCCATGGGCAATCTGCTGGCGGCGTCGGATCTGGTGCTGTCGCAGGCCGGCACGGCAACGGTGCAGGCGCTGGGCCTGGGCAAGCCCGCCATCACCGTGGTCAATCCACGCGACCGCCGCTCCCGCTTTACCGATGAGCAAATGCTGTTCGGCGAAGCACGCACAGTAGTCCCACCGGAAGCCGCCGCGATCGGCATCGCGCTGCGTAACCTGCTCGAACATGGCGACGAACGCCGGCGGCTGGCCAATATCGGCCGCGAACGCATTGGCGGCCCAGGCGCCATTCATGCGGTGCTGGACCGGTTGATGGAGCAGTAG
- a CDS encoding DUF2093 domain-containing protein, giving the protein MNIFDKSFTPAEAVVRYLDGDYVVLKPGSFVRCAITGKPIPVDELTYWNVDRQEAYVDAATAHTAFERYGIGA; this is encoded by the coding sequence ATGAATATTTTCGACAAAAGCTTCACCCCCGCAGAAGCGGTGGTGCGCTATCTCGACGGCGACTATGTCGTGCTCAAGCCCGGCAGCTTTGTGCGTTGCGCCATTACCGGCAAGCCCATTCCGGTCGATGAACTGACCTATTGGAATGTCGACCGGCAGGAGGCCTATGTCGATGCGGCCACCGCCCATACGGCATTCGAGCGGTACGGCATCGGGGCCTGA
- a CDS encoding 3'(2'),5'-bisphosphate nucleotidase CysQ, producing MTLPSSIYSDDLELLRSSAVAAGIIASGFFRRDVKSWTKEHDSPVTEADILVDRYLAASLLAARPSYGWLSEETADNPSRLDCERVFVVDPIDGTRGFLRGEDSWTVSLAVVENGVPVAGVVYAPVRDEMYDALKGGGARLNGNPITRSRRAGAPPLIPAPGAVHQEMQLAGLHYSRGPMYPSLAYRLVQVATGKLDAAVSRRGSQDWDIAAAALILDEAGIGFADVCSGFPQFNKRDTRHGALAALGDMSLKPLVHAALIKVYGCPAETETPQEKTLT from the coding sequence ATGACGCTTCCTTCCAGCATATACAGTGACGATCTCGAATTGCTCCGCTCTTCGGCGGTGGCGGCCGGTATTATTGCCAGCGGCTTTTTCCGCCGCGATGTAAAGAGCTGGACCAAGGAACACGATTCCCCGGTAACCGAGGCCGATATATTGGTCGACCGGTACCTCGCCGCCTCCTTGTTGGCCGCGCGGCCCAGCTATGGCTGGCTGAGCGAGGAAACCGCCGACAATCCCTCCCGGCTCGATTGCGAGCGCGTTTTCGTTGTCGACCCCATCGATGGCACGCGCGGCTTTCTGCGCGGGGAAGATAGCTGGACCGTTTCGCTGGCCGTGGTGGAGAACGGCGTGCCGGTGGCAGGCGTGGTCTATGCCCCGGTGCGCGATGAAATGTATGACGCGCTCAAGGGTGGCGGGGCCAGGCTCAATGGCAATCCCATCACGCGCAGCCGCAGGGCCGGCGCGCCGCCGCTGATCCCCGCGCCCGGCGCGGTGCATCAGGAGATGCAATTGGCCGGGCTGCATTATTCGCGTGGGCCGATGTATCCGTCCCTCGCCTATCGGCTGGTGCAGGTGGCGACAGGCAAGCTCGATGCCGCCGTGTCGCGGCGCGGCAGCCAGGATTGGGATATCGCGGCGGCCGCACTGATCCTCGACGAAGCTGGGATCGGCTTTGCCGATGTGTGCAGCGGGTTCCCACAATTTAACAAGCGAGATACGCGCCATGGAGCGCTTGCGGCGCTTGGCGACATGAGCCTAAAACCGCTCGTACATGCGGCATTGATCAAGGTTTACGGCTGTCCCGCCGAAACCGAGACGCCGCAGGAAAAGACCCTGACCTGA
- a CDS encoding DUF4170 domain-containing protein, whose product MAEKEDPSKQLLHLVIGGELSSIEGVTFADLDQVDIVGLYPNYAAAYAVWKQKAQLTVDSAQTRYFIVHLHRLLDPETDKK is encoded by the coding sequence ATGGCCGAAAAAGAAGACCCCAGCAAGCAGCTTCTGCATCTCGTGATTGGCGGCGAACTCTCCAGCATCGAGGGCGTAACCTTCGCCGATCTCGACCAGGTCGATATCGTGGGCCTTTATCCCAACTACGCCGCGGCCTATGCGGTGTGGAAGCAGAAGGCGCAGCTGACGGTAGACAGCGCCCAGACGCGCTATTTCATCGTGCACCTGCATCGGCTGCTCGATCCGGAGACGGATAAGAAGTAG